From a single Acidobacteriota bacterium genomic region:
- a CDS encoding c-type cytochrome: MSGRVIIVKILCVFIGIFILFAGFTQQATAQTPPAGAMDFEKRCYSCHNINGGDKKGPDLKGVTERRSKEWLREFIQAPAALNRKGDADANALFKKFAPEVMPDQALTAEQIYGILTLIESLTKKGETFIPAGAKLYRPIEAGDIDAGRDTFAGKVGLNNGGTSCIACHNVNGIGSFGGGTLGPDLTAVNAKYKDPELISILQNPNFPTMKSVFGAKPLTDEEIVRLFAYFQNAKFTYPAAQTQSPVAPLNLWFPVIGFVALVLSLVALNRIWRNRLRGVREELVRRNKH, from the coding sequence ATGTCAGGTAGAGTGATTATAGTCAAAATATTGTGTGTGTTTATTGGGATTTTCATCCTCTTTGCCGGTTTCACGCAACAGGCAACAGCGCAAACGCCGCCCGCCGGCGCAATGGATTTCGAGAAGCGTTGTTACAGTTGTCACAACATCAATGGCGGCGATAAAAAAGGTCCCGATTTAAAAGGTGTAACCGAACGGCGCTCGAAAGAATGGTTGCGCGAATTCATTCAAGCGCCCGCCGCCCTGAATCGCAAAGGCGATGCGGATGCCAACGCGCTGTTTAAGAAATTCGCTCCCGAAGTCATGCCCGACCAGGCGCTCACAGCGGAGCAGATTTATGGTATCTTAACGCTTATTGAGTCTCTCACCAAAAAAGGCGAGACCTTTATTCCGGCAGGCGCAAAACTCTATCGTCCAATCGAAGCAGGCGACATCGACGCGGGGCGCGACACTTTCGCGGGCAAAGTCGGTCTCAATAACGGCGGCACTTCCTGCATCGCCTGTCACAATGTCAACGGCATAGGCAGTTTCGGCGGTGGCACGCTTGGACCCGATTTGACTGCCGTCAATGCCAAGTACAAAGACCCCGAATTGATTTCAATTTTACAGAACCCGAATTTCCCGACGATGAAAAGCGTTTTTGGCGCAAAGCCTTTGACCGATGAAGAGATTGTCCGCCTCTTCGCTTATTTTCAAAACGCCAAATTCACTTATCCGGCGGCGCAAACCCAGTCACCGGTCGCGCCGCTCAACTTGTGGTTTCCAGTAATCGGTTTCGTCGCCCTGGTGTTGTCACTTGTGGCGCTCAATCGCATTTGGAGAAATCGGCTTCGCGGCGTGCGCGAAGAACTGGTGCGGAGGAATAAACATTGA
- a CDS encoding Rrf2 family transcriptional regulator, giving the protein MILSKATAYGIRALVYLANHSDSTLCSLQEIAESEQIPPVYLRKLLGELRRHRLLRSVKGIHGGYELLRAPQSITLWEVFRVLEPDPYLDSCILACGVCQSPNSCALHEDWQQWRQSLLALLQKKTIAELASSKRSYQTVEIAEI; this is encoded by the coding sequence ATGATTTTATCAAAAGCAACAGCTTACGGAATTCGAGCGCTGGTTTATCTGGCGAATCACTCGGATTCTACGCTATGCAGTTTGCAAGAGATTGCCGAATCCGAACAGATTCCGCCGGTGTATTTGCGTAAATTGCTGGGCGAATTGCGCCGCCACCGCTTGCTGCGTTCCGTCAAAGGCATTCATGGCGGCTATGAACTTTTGCGCGCCCCGCAAAGCATCACGCTCTGGGAAGTCTTTCGTGTGCTCGAACCAGACCCTTATCTGGACAGTTGCATACTGGCTTGCGGGGTGTGTCAATCGCCAAACTCTTGCGCCCTGCATGAAGACTGGCAACAATGGCGGCAGAGTTTACTCGCACTGTTGCAGAAAAAGACGATTGCCGAGCTGGCATCTTCAAAACGCAGTTACCAGACCGTGGAAATCGCCGAAATTTAA